In Nocardioides jishulii, the DNA window CAGCCAGGGCCTTCACCGGCAGCCCCGCACTCCGGAGCCGCCGGTCGAGCTCGTAGGTGAAGAGCAGGTTGGCCAGCTTCGACTGCCCGTAGGCCTGGAGTCGGTTCCGTGGCGGCGGGGTCGTGCGGGGTTCCCCGAGCGGAGCGGTGCGGGCGGCGCGGTGGGCCTGGGAGCTCACGGTGACGACGCGGCCGTCCCCCGAGGCGACCAGCTGGGGAAGCAGGAGGCCGGTCAGCAGGAACGGCCCGAAGTGGTTGGTCGCCATCTGCAGGTCGAGACCTTCAACGGTGCGGTGGGGCTGCGACGCCATGACCCCGGCGTTGTTGACCAGCCCGTGCAGTGGCCCGAAGTGTTCGGCCTCGTGGGCGGCGCGGCGTACGGCCTCGAGCGAGGCCAGGTCGAGCAGCAGCTCGTCGAGGTCGGCGTCGGGCACCTCGGCGCGTACGAGGTCGACCGTGGCGGAGAGGCGTCGGGCGTTGCGGCCCGCCATGACGACCCGGGCGCCGGCCGCGGCGAGGTCGCGCACGACGTACTGCCCGATGCCGCCGGGGCTGGTGCCCGTGACCAGGTAGGTGCGACCTGTCAGGTCGGGGATCGCCGCCGGGTGCCAGGTCGTCGCACCGCTCACGGCGTCACGGCCATGGTGGCGAGGACGCGCTGCGCCACCTCCTCGTCGCCTCCCACGCCGACCGTCACCTGGTCGACGGGACGACGTCCACCGGCCAGTAGCGCGAACGACTCACGGCTGAAGGTCAGGGTCACGTCGGCGTCGTCGGGCACCTCGGTGAGCCCCTCGCCGCGCCCCGCGTCGGTGACCTGCCAGGCGCGCGGTGCGTGGCCGTCGATCTCGACGCGCAGCGTGGTGCCGGGCGTGGCCTGGGCGCGCTTGCCGAGGACGAGGCCGAGGGTGTCGGAGAGGTGGTCGACGGTGTGCTGGGCGCCCGGGGAGTCGAAGGTGCCCGGACGGCCGGTCGCGCGGCGGATGTCCTGCTCGTGCATCCACAGGTCGATGGGCCGGTTGGTCCACAACGTGCGGTTGGTCCAGCCGACCGCCCCGAACGGTCCGAGAGCCGGGGCGTCCGCGACCGGCGTGGTGTCGGCGAGGATCGCGGTGTGGGTCGCGGTCGCCGACTCGCGGATCTCGTTGACCAGGTCGTCGGTCGAGTGGCCCCGCCGGGAGACGATGCCCTGCTCGGTGAACTGCCCCATCGGGTTGCGGACGTGGGGGACCTCGCCCAGCTCGACGTGCTCGTGGCGACCGCCGGAGAGGACGTGCTCCAGGTGGGCGGTGTGTGCGGCGACGTCGCGCACGCTCCAGCCGGGAAGGTCGGTCGGGGCCGACCACTCCTCCTCGGTCAGCTCCTCCAACAGGTGGGTGAAGTCGTCGATCGAGCTCCACCACAGGTCGACGTACGGCGTCAGGTCGGTCATGCGGACACCCTAGGGGTGGGCGCCGACGCGGGACAGGTCCGCGGCCCGGAAGCGGCGACGGCCGTCGGTCAAACCCGTTAGCCTCGCCCCGTCGCGCTGGACGGCGTGGATCGAGGGGGAGTCGATGACCGTTCGTCATCTGTACGTCGCAGTGGTGCTGTCCGTGGTCGCGTTGCTGGCGCCGGTGGGCGCCGGTGCGGTCGTGGCTGCCGAGCCCGCGACCGCGAGCGTCGCCGGAAAGGTCGTGCTCCCGGAGGGCGTGGACGCCACGACGGTCACGATCTCCATCGCACGGCGCGACGAGGCGACGGGCATGCTGCTGCGCCACGCGCTGGCGTCCCTGACCGCCGAAGGGACCTACGCGTTCCCCGGGCTCACCGCAGGTGAGTACAGGCTCTTCGTGAGGCAGCCAGCCGGCACCATCGCCAACGGCGCCACACGTGTCGTCACGCTGGTCGATGGCGAGGAACGGACGGGCGTGGACTTCGACGTCCCCCTGGGAGCGGCGTTGTCGGGCACGGTGGCGGCCCCCGCGGGGATCGACCTCCGTCACCTCTCGGTGTCGATCCATGTCGTGGGTCCCGGTGGTGCGGTCGGTGACGCGAGAGCCACCGCGGACGTGACGTCCGACGGCACCTGGTCGCTGACGCAGCAGTTCCCCGGCACGTACCGCATCTCCGTCGCGCACCGTGACGATGCCACCTGGCCTGCCTTCCTCGGCGGCTCGGGGCTGGCCAACGCCCGCAACATGGTCGTGACCGCCGGCGGTGCGGTGGCCGGTCTGGACCTGACGGTGAAGCGCTCCGGTGCGCTGGTCGGTCGCGTCGACCTCTCCTCGATCCCTGAGGAGGAGTCGCGTCGCTGCGTCACCGTGACGGTGTACGCCCCGGGCGTGAAGGGGGGCTGGGTCAGGGCCAAGGAGGCCAAGGTCGCGGAGGACGGGTCCTACGCCGTGCGCGGTCTCCACACCGGCTCCTACCGCCTCGGCTTTGCGGACTCGTGCGTTGTCTTCGGTCCGCGCGTGACGGCTGCGACTCAGTTCTATCCCGACGCCCTGGCGGTTGACGTGGCGGCCAGCCTCAAGGTCTCCGACGGCGCCGATCGTGTGGTGCCCTCGTTCAAGCTGGCTCCAGCCGGTCATCTCGCGGGGAGCCTGTACGTCTCCGAGCTCGGTGCGAAGAGCCCTGCCTCGGGGCGCCTCGTCACCCTTTACCGCAAGGACAGCCAAGGGGCTCTGCATCTCGCCGAGACCCGCACCGACAAGACCGGCAGCTACCGCTTCGACTTCATCCCCGCTGGTGAGTACGTCGTCGGTTTCGCCCGAGGTGACAAGCGGCTTCGTGAGGTCTACCACCCGTCCGCGCTGACGTTGGCGAAGGCTCGCACCGTCACCGTGCCCGTCGGCCCGCGTTACGACCCGCTCTCGCTCGGGACCACCGTCACCTGGCGCCGCGACGCCAAGGTGGTCATGACCTACGCGCCATACGTCTACGGAAAGGCTCGCGTCGGTCGTGCCCTGCGGATCGACCACGCGAGCTACGCCCAGGGCGCCGAGGTCACCGTCCGTCACCAGTGGCAGCTGCGCCGCCACGGCAAGGTCCGCAACATCACCGGCGCCACCGCGAAGCGGCTCGCGTTGAAGCCTCGGCACGCCGGCGCGCGAGTACGGCTCCGCATCATCGCGACTGCGCGCGGGCACGAGCGTCACGTGCACCGGACGAAGTGGTCGGCGCCGGTGCGTCGCTGAGTCCCCTGAGTCACGTGGGGAGGCACGACCACCACCCGCACGGCAGAATCGTCGGGTGAAGGTACGCGCCCCCGAACTCACCGGCCGAGGCTGGCTCAACACCGACCGTGACCTGACGATCGGCGAACTGCGAGGTCGTTTCGTCCTGCTCGACTTCTGGACCTTCTGCTGCATCAACTGCCTGCACGTCATCGACGAGCTGCGCCCGGTCGAGGCGAGGTGGGCCGATGAGCTGGTGGTGATCGGCGTCCACTCACCCAAGTTCGTCCACGAGGCCGACCCGGACGCGCTCGCCGCCGCCGTCGAGCGCTACGGCGTGCACCACCCCGTGCTCGACGACCCCGAGCTCACCACCTGGTCGGCCTACACCGCGCGGGCCTGGCCCACGCTGGTGCTGATCGACCCGGAGGGCTACGTCGTCGCGCAGTACGCCGGTGAGGGGCACGCGCACGCCATCGACGCGCTGCTGGCCGACCTCGTCCCGCAGCACCGCGAGCGCGGCACGCTCCAGCCGGGCGACTCGCCCTACGTCGCCCCCGAGGTGCCCCCGAGCGACCTGCGCTTCCCCGCCTCGGTGGTGGAGCTCTTCGACGACCGGCTGGTGGTGGCCGACGCCGGTCACGACGAGGTGGTCGTGCTCGACGCCGCCACCCACGAGGTGCTGCAGCGCGTCGAGGGGTTCTCCGAGCCCAACGGCGTGGCGGTCGTCCCCGAGGAGCTGCGCGAGCGCCTGGGCTACGACCTGGTCGTCGCCGACACCGCCAACCACCGGATCGCCTCGGTCCACCTCGCCTCCGGAGAGGTGCTCACGCTGGCCGGCGACGGCGAGCAGTGGATGGCCGGCGACGGCACTGCCCGGCTCTCGAGCCCGTGGGACGTCGTCTTCTGGCGCGACAAGGTGTGGATCGCGATGGCCGGCATCCACACGGTGTGGACCTTCGACCCGCTGACCAGTGCGGTAGAGGCGGTCGCCGGCACCACCAACGAGGGCCTGCTCGACGGTCCGGTGGCGCAGGCGTGGTTCGCCCAGCCGTCACGGTTGGCGGTCGACGTCGAACGCGACCGGCTCTGGGTGGCCGACTCCGAGACCTCTGCCCTGCGCTGGATCGGCGAGGAGCAGGGCGCCCTCGTGGTGCGGACAGCGGTCGGCACCGGCCTCTTCGACTTCGGCTTCCGCGACGGCCCGGCCGACCAGGCGCTGCTCCAGCACCCCCTCGGTGTGGCCGTGCTGCCCGACGGCTCGGTCGCGGTGGCCGACACCTACAACGGCGCCGTACGCCGCTACTCGCCCACCACGGGCGAGGTCACGACCGTGGCCACCGGGCTGTCGGAGCCGAGCTCGCTGCTGCTCACCGACGACGGCCAGGCGCTCGACGTGGTCGAGTCGACCGCCCACCGGGTCACCCGCGTCCCGCTCGGCGGTGTCGTCGAGGTCGACGCGTTCGCGCACCGGACCCAGCGCCCGGTCACCGACGTCGGCGCCGAGGTCGAGCTCGTCGTCGACTTCACCCCGCCGC includes these proteins:
- a CDS encoding NHL domain-containing thioredoxin family protein — encoded protein: MKVRAPELTGRGWLNTDRDLTIGELRGRFVLLDFWTFCCINCLHVIDELRPVEARWADELVVIGVHSPKFVHEADPDALAAAVERYGVHHPVLDDPELTTWSAYTARAWPTLVLIDPEGYVVAQYAGEGHAHAIDALLADLVPQHRERGTLQPGDSPYVAPEVPPSDLRFPASVVELFDDRLVVADAGHDEVVVLDAATHEVLQRVEGFSEPNGVAVVPEELRERLGYDLVVADTANHRIASVHLASGEVLTLAGDGEQWMAGDGTARLSSPWDVVFWRDKVWIAMAGIHTVWTFDPLTSAVEAVAGTTNEGLLDGPVAQAWFAQPSRLAVDVERDRLWVADSETSALRWIGEEQGALVVRTAVGTGLFDFGFRDGPADQALLQHPLGVAVLPDGSVAVADTYNGAVRRYSPTTGEVTTVATGLSEPSSLLLTDDGQALDVVESTAHRVTRVPLGGVVEVDAFAHRTQRPVTDVGAEVELVVDFTPPPGQKVDDRFGPPSQLLVSSTPEALLREGGGRGTDLTRRLVLDPQVGEGVLHVAARAASCDADGGEGAACRMHQQDWGVPVQVVAGADGVLRLPLGGTA
- a CDS encoding maleylpyruvate isomerase family mycothiol-dependent enzyme; this translates as MTDLTPYVDLWWSSIDDFTHLLEELTEEEWSAPTDLPGWSVRDVAAHTAHLEHVLSGGRHEHVELGEVPHVRNPMGQFTEQGIVSRRGHSTDDLVNEIRESATATHTAILADTTPVADAPALGPFGAVGWTNRTLWTNRPIDLWMHEQDIRRATGRPGTFDSPGAQHTVDHLSDTLGLVLGKRAQATPGTTLRVEIDGHAPRAWQVTDAGRGEGLTEVPDDADVTLTFSRESFALLAGGRRPVDQVTVGVGGDEEVAQRVLATMAVTP
- a CDS encoding SDR family NAD(P)-dependent oxidoreductase; amino-acid sequence: MSGATTWHPAAIPDLTGRTYLVTGTSPGGIGQYVVRDLAAAGARVVMAGRNARRLSATVDLVRAEVPDADLDELLLDLASLEAVRRAAHEAEHFGPLHGLVNNAGVMASQPHRTVEGLDLQMATNHFGPFLLTGLLLPQLVASGDGRVVTVSSQAHRAARTAPLGEPRTTPPPRNRLQAYGQSKLANLLFTYELDRRLRSAGLPVKALAAHPGYSATPLFANGRFGRPSGGAASIVDAVHKAVAQPAAHGAWPLLMACVADLPGSTYCGPSGRGETRGLPTVVRPSDLARDEAAQHELWELSERTVGLRYPH